The nucleotide sequence CGACGACGGTGGAGGTGGGCAGGGGCAGCCAGCTCTGCTCCATCCACCAGTGTATGATGCCGGGGGCGTGGTGCGCAACGCGCAGCGCCCACTGGTCGCCGCGCTCCTGCCGGCCGTACTCCCGGGCCGCCAGCTCCGCCGGGAACCCGGGCCACCAGTAGTTCACCACCGGTGCCAGCATCGCTGCCCCGGCGATCCGCTCCGGGATGTACCTGAGCGCGCCCCACACGGCGTGGCAGCCGAGGGAGAAGCCGACGACGTAGAACTTGTCGCCGAGCCCCAGCGCGTCGGCCAGGTCCTCCATGTCCTGCGCCGCGGTCTCCACGGAGCGGCCAGGGTTGGGGTCGCTCTCGCCGTAGCCGGCGCGGTCGAATCCCACCATGTACACGCCAAGCTCCTCGGCGACCTCCTGAAATCAAGTCGTTGCGCAGACGGTGTAAGCGACGGCGAGAGAGACGCGTGATCATATTATAATGAGCTCGCCGGCCGGGCGGGGGTGGCGAGACGACAGGTTAGGAGAATGTATGTGCAGTACTAACCGGCGATGCGCGGAGGCTGTCGAGGCGGGAGCCGGTGAAGCCGTGGGAGAAGACGATCTTGAACCGTGCGGTCTCCTTAGACACGCCGGACTCCTCGTACGCCAAGTGCCGGCCGTCCCTCATCCGGACCCGCGGCGCGGTGATCGGGGGCCCGCCGGGCGACCCGCACGGCGTGGGCGCCGGCGGCTGCACGGCCCGGAACAGCCACTCGccgagctggcccgcgagcgggcCCATGCCCATGCCCGTGCCCACCGGCGCCGCCGAGTAGTAGTACCCTCTCCCGCCGGAAACCGATCGGTCCATGGAGACGGCCCCGACCCTCGAGTCTGCAAGCTAGCTGGCTGCCGCCGTTCTTGGGTGTTGGCTCGGCGTGGTGCTACGCAGGAGGAATGGTGGATGGTAGGTGGCCAGCAAGCACCGCGGGTGAGTGTTTATATATTGGCCGGAGCTGGCCGGGGCTGGACGCATGCGCGTGTGTGTTTGCGGACGCGGTCGTGGGCTTTGCTTTCGGGCTGGTTGGTGAGGTGAGCTTGGGTACGATTTCGTCGGCTTTGGGAGGGAAACGCGGTTTTACGACGGGGTATTTTTGGCGTGCGCCGTTGCTCTCACTCTCGGGGAACCTACGCCCGGTCTAGGAGGATCTCATACTCGCATTGCTACTGTGCGAGGGCATCTCAAATCACGGCCACGGGCCATCAAAACGCCTCCAAATGTTTGAGCCGAATTGGTTCGGACGCTAGAAATCTTACAACTCCATTTCAAACTTGGGAAACTCAGGAGGAGTCCGGTTATTCGCCACTTCGCCAGCTCAGACTCCGACACC is from Triticum aestivum cultivar Chinese Spring chromosome 1B, IWGSC CS RefSeq v2.1, whole genome shotgun sequence and encodes:
- the LOC123124035 gene encoding uncharacterized protein encodes the protein MDRSVSGGRGYYYSAAPVGTGMGMGPLAGQLGEWLFRAVQPPAPTPCGSPGGPPITAPRVRMRDGRHLAYEESGVSKETARFKIVFSHGFTGSRLDSLRASPEVAEELGVYMVGFDRAGYGESDPNPGRSVETAAQDMEDLADALGLGDKFYVVGFSLGCHAVWGALRYIPERIAGAAMLAPVVNYWWPGFPAELAAREYGRQERGDQWALRVAHHAPGIIHWWMEQSWLPLPTSTVVVNTTYLPNKRDAEIRRTLTADGTLRKKREMATQQGIQESYYRDMAVMFGKWEFDPMALPEPPCPVHLWQGDEDGLVPVALQRHVAGRLGWVNYHELPGTGHFLSAVPGLGDTVLRTLFG